The DNA window CTTCAGGAAATCATGGATGACATCCGTCCGAAGGCAGAAAGGTAGAAGGCTATGTGGAAAAATCGGCTGGCCTATGGGTGCTTGGCAGGAATCCTTGCAATCTTGTTATTTTTCTCCGGCAAATCGTTTCTGCTGGTGGCTCTGCTGTTGTCACTGCTGTTGATCCCGGTGTTTGGAATCCTGATCCGGAGAGACGGAAAGAGCATAAAGATCCGTCTGGAAAAAGAAAAACCGGTGGCGGCTGCCATATATTCGAAAGGTGCGCTCCGGGTTGCGGACCGGGTGCAGATCGAACTGAAAGTGAAAAATGAGATGTTTGACCGGAGCGAATGTCTGCAATTTCTGCTGCCACTGAAAGGAAAGGAACAGACGTTTTCCCTGCCGGTGGAACTGCGGCTGTGCGGGCAGACACGTTTCGAGTGCACCCGTGTGTGGGTGATGGATCTTTTGGGCCTTTTCCGCATTCCACTGAAAGCGGGACAGACCTTTTATACGGTACTGTATCCGCCAAAGATGCGTGTACAGATGGAGCGGATTGCAGGAACGGTAGGATCTTCTCAGACAGATGGATTTCTTCAGAACAGAAAAGGAAATGATCCAAGCGAGATGTTTGAACTGCGGGAATATGCACCGGGGGATGACATCCGTGCTATTCACTGGAAACTGACCAGCAAGACGGATGATCTGGTGATCCGTCAGGCGAGTGATCCCTCGCATCATACACTGTTGCTGCTCCCGGACTACGGGCTGGATCAGCTGAACAGACCGGATGGAGAGGCAGAGATGAACACGGTCATCGCTGTGGGCGTGGAGGCTGCGAGAGAGCTTCTGAAAAAAGGAAGAGGCTTCTGCCTTGCGATTCCCACCAGAAACGGACTTCAGCTCTATGAGATACAGAATGAAAAAGAATTTTCCAGGATACTTCCGCAGTGGCTTTCCATTCCGGTACAGGCGATCGGGGGTACGGGACTGGAATATTTCCAGATGCAGCATCTGGAACAGTATTTTAACCGGCTGGTGGTCCTGTCCTGTGGAGATTATGAGAAAGGGGTACGGGGACTGGAACAGAAGATTGGTATCACGGTGATCCAGTCATTAGCGAAAAAAGGACTCTCCTACACCAGCCTGAAGCAGAATGGTATGCTGATCGAGATCCCGGCAGGAGAAAAACAGGAAGAAACCTATCGGATTCTATGTTAAAGGGGAAGAAGAGATGAAGCAGAAGACAAAAGAAATACAGATACAGAACATCCCCTTGCAGGAACAAAATAAAGAATACCAGCTGATCCTGTGGGATATCTGTCTGGCGCTGGTACTGATGACCGGAAGCCTGATCTCCTTTGTGGAGAGTTGGGGACAGAAGACCGGTATGGGGATCCTGATCGCGGTGACGGCAGGGATCGGTCTGTTGGGAAGTGTGCTGGCACAACAGTACGGGAAAAAAACTTCTATAAAGGGGATACTCTACGGGATTCCGTGGCTGCTCCTGCTGATCGTTACCGGGTTTCACGGATACCTGACCGGATTCCTTTCCTGGATCAATGCGATCATCACCGGATGGAATCTGTCACAGGAGGGCGGTGTAGCCCTTTTTAACGCGCAGACCACGGAACAGAATGTGCAGGCATTTTCCCTGGTGATGGCACTTGTCCTGGGAGAGGGGATTCTGGTTCTGGTAAAAAAGAAACAGCGGATCGTATGTATGGTCATGGTGACGGTGTGGATCGTCATACAGCTTGTCGGAGCTACCTATAACCCGGTTGCATGTGGATTCCTGCTGGCAGGACTCTGTGGCATGTGGATCGCCGGAAGAAAAACCTGGATTACGAAAAGCATGGTGGTCTGGGCGCTGGGAATCGCCGTTTTATTATGTGCGGCGGGTATGAGCAGTGACAGAGCCGGTATGGAAACCGTCATGGATTTCCGGGAACAGGTAGAAGAAAAAGTGCATGAGATCCGTTATGGAAAAGATATCCTGCCGGAAGGAGATCTGTATCAGGCAGGCAAACTGCATGCAAGTACGGAAGTAATGCTGGAAGTACAGGGTCAGCAGGAAAAGAATCTGTATCTGCGGGGATTTGTAGGAGGCAGTTATCAGAACGGACAGTGGGAAGAAATGTCTGATGCCGCCTACAGCGGAAAAAATGCAGGAATGTTTACCTGGTTAAAGGCGCGGAGTTTTGATCCGCTGACACAGGTCGCAGCATACAATCAGTTAGGGGAAGAACAGGATGTACCGGAGGGGAATCAGGTACAGGTAAAAGTAAAAAATGCGTCCCGCTATTATATTTACACGCCGGTTTCCTATGTCCGGATGATCAACGGCAGTGTAAAAGAAGAAAAAGACAGTCGACTGGCAAGCAGAGGACTTTTTGGAAGCCGTTCGTATCGCTGGGAGGAGATCTCAGGAAGCAGACCGGGTGAACTGACGGTTGCGGATAACTGGGTAGAAGATCCGGATACGGATCGTCGACAGGAATATCAGGAGGCAGAAGCGGTCTACCGGGAATTTGTTTATCATACCTATACCACGATAGATAGTGACATGCAGCGGCTGATGCAGCGGATTTTCTGGGATGATTACGAGACGGACAGTGACGGTATCTACAGTGCGTTAAATCAGATCCGGCAATGTCTGAG is part of the Blautia faecicola genome and encodes:
- a CDS encoding DUF58 domain-containing protein produces the protein MWKNRLAYGCLAGILAILLFFSGKSFLLVALLLSLLLIPVFGILIRRDGKSIKIRLEKEKPVAAAIYSKGALRVADRVQIELKVKNEMFDRSECLQFLLPLKGKEQTFSLPVELRLCGQTRFECTRVWVMDLLGLFRIPLKAGQTFYTVLYPPKMRVQMERIAGTVGSSQTDGFLQNRKGNDPSEMFELREYAPGDDIRAIHWKLTSKTDDLVIRQASDPSHHTLLLLPDYGLDQLNRPDGEAEMNTVIAVGVEAARELLKKGRGFCLAIPTRNGLQLYEIQNEKEFSRILPQWLSIPVQAIGGTGLEYFQMQHLEQYFNRLVVLSCGDYEKGVRGLEQKIGITVIQSLAKKGLSYTSLKQNGMLIEIPAGEKQEETYRILC
- a CDS encoding transglutaminase domain-containing protein, yielding MKQKTKEIQIQNIPLQEQNKEYQLILWDICLALVLMTGSLISFVESWGQKTGMGILIAVTAGIGLLGSVLAQQYGKKTSIKGILYGIPWLLLLIVTGFHGYLTGFLSWINAIITGWNLSQEGGVALFNAQTTEQNVQAFSLVMALVLGEGILVLVKKKQRIVCMVMVTVWIVIQLVGATYNPVACGFLLAGLCGMWIAGRKTWITKSMVVWALGIAVLLCAAGMSSDRAGMETVMDFREQVEEKVHEIRYGKDILPEGDLYQAGKLHASTEVMLEVQGQQEKNLYLRGFVGGSYQNGQWEEMSDAAYSGKNAGMFTWLKARSFDPLTQVAAYNQLGEEQDVPEGNQVQVKVKNASRYYIYTPVSYVRMINGSVKEEKDSRLASRGLFGSRSYRWEEISGSRPGELTVADNWVEDPDTDRRQEYQEAEAVYREFVYHTYTTIDSDMQRLMQRIFWDDYETDSDGIYSALNQIRQCLSGETTYTEMMPQIPEGEDPIRWFLTEGKQGNDVYYAAAATEAFRAYGIPARYVEGYYLSADQIQKEESGTNTLTGADAHAWVEVYFDGVGWLPLDTTPGYYYDAVSLQQMISAPDQVNKNAVLEDPSFEANQATDTTGSRRNGDALKRVAVRMGAVILGGVTLLIILALVLLGVLEIGRIWDYESMHRKYERVDQKEKIHMMSEKMEKLLEFLGISMSLGWKTDEVDEKIHEKYPGVEAGSYLRVCRIMEKSLYGQMELEAYEMRTIDSFMEKLQEIGKETLDRKGRILLRYGYVARIIGKIRRKTGQKRKNKKNDRKELTK